One window of Alteromonas sp. LMIT006 genomic DNA carries:
- the lpxB gene encoding lipid-A-disaccharide synthase has product MSSHSRKIVLVCAEPSGDMLASRLLKQIREADTNLEVCGIGGPLCQAQGLESWFNMDELSVMGLVEVIKHLPRLLGIRKELKQKILDFAPDLYIGVDAPDFNLPVAKFAKSHDIQTLHYVSPTIWAWREKRIHKIIASTHHVLGLFPFETPVYQKYHHPYTFVGHPMADEIPLEPNQQQARASLGIINNHPVLALLPGSRAGEIKSMLPSFLATFELLKKQHPELKALIPAVNDVCFAQIQQMVASYPAQDDINVTRDDARTVMIASDFVLLTSGTATLEAMLCKRPMLSAYKMSGLTYWMMRKLYKPKYFSLPNILAEQALFPELLQEDVEPQRMASYISAVLTKEDAPIDHTIQVEGSTMTEVSAAALKHQAEMFLTLHRDLQQNASQQAAKVALQMLDQTCS; this is encoded by the coding sequence ATGTCTAGCCATTCGCGCAAAATTGTCCTGGTCTGCGCCGAACCATCCGGCGACATGCTTGCCTCTCGCTTGCTCAAGCAGATTCGAGAGGCAGATACTAATCTAGAAGTGTGTGGAATCGGTGGTCCTCTTTGTCAAGCACAAGGTCTTGAGTCTTGGTTTAATATGGATGAACTATCGGTCATGGGCCTGGTCGAGGTCATTAAACATTTACCCAGGTTGTTGGGTATTCGCAAAGAGTTGAAACAGAAAATTTTGGATTTTGCTCCGGATTTGTATATCGGAGTGGATGCGCCAGATTTTAACCTTCCCGTGGCAAAATTTGCCAAATCACATGACATCCAAACCCTACACTACGTTTCTCCGACCATTTGGGCATGGCGTGAAAAGCGTATTCATAAAATCATCGCCAGCACTCATCATGTGCTCGGATTATTTCCATTTGAAACCCCCGTTTATCAAAAATACCATCATCCTTATACCTTTGTTGGTCATCCTATGGCGGATGAGATACCTCTTGAACCAAATCAACAACAAGCACGAGCGTCTTTAGGAATTATCAACAACCATCCAGTCTTAGCACTATTACCCGGTTCAAGAGCAGGTGAAATCAAGAGTATGTTGCCAAGCTTTTTGGCAACATTTGAACTGTTAAAAAAACAACATCCAGAGCTTAAAGCCTTGATACCTGCGGTGAATGATGTCTGTTTTGCGCAAATTCAACAGATGGTTGCGAGTTACCCCGCTCAGGACGATATCAATGTCACTCGCGACGATGCCCGAACAGTGATGATTGCATCTGATTTTGTATTATTGACTTCTGGTACCGCGACGCTTGAGGCAATGCTGTGCAAACGTCCCATGTTGTCTGCATATAAAATGTCAGGTTTGACCTATTGGATGATGCGCAAACTCTACAAGCCTAAGTATTTTTCGTTACCCAATATATTGGCTGAGCAAGCGTTATTTCCAGAACTGTTACAAGAAGATGTGGAGCCACAACGCATGGCGAGTTATATCAGTGCTGTATTAACTAAGGAAGATGCACCAATTGATCACACTATTCAAGTTGAGGGTTCCACAATGACAGAAGTTTCTGCAGCGGCACTAAAGCATCAAGCTGAGATGTTCCTTACATTGCATCGTGATTTACAACAAAACGCCAGCCAACAAGCGGCTAAAGTGGCACTGCAAATGTTGGATCAGACATGTTCATAG
- the lpxA gene encoding acyl-ACP--UDP-N-acetylglucosamine O-acyltransferase, translated as MIHSTAIIEKSAQIGSNVSIGPFCYVGENVVIGDNCVLTSHVVIKRDTVIGNHNTFFQFCSIGEDCQDKKYAEEKTRLIIGDNNVFRESCTVHRGTVQDNGLTQIGSNNLLMVNTHLAHDCMVGDNNIFANNATVAGHVHIGDFVILGGMTAVHQFCHIGSHAFTGGGSVILRDVPPYVMINGLKHIPQSINAEGLKRRGFSSDAILNIKRAYKAIYRQNKTVAEALEAIREMARTTPELEIMVEFLSQPNRGIIR; from the coding sequence GTGATCCATTCTACTGCGATTATTGAAAAAAGTGCACAGATTGGTTCCAATGTTTCAATTGGACCATTTTGTTATGTAGGTGAAAATGTTGTTATTGGCGATAATTGTGTATTAACATCACATGTCGTAATTAAGCGCGATACAGTTATTGGTAATCACAACACCTTCTTTCAGTTTTGTTCGATTGGCGAAGACTGCCAAGACAAAAAATACGCAGAAGAAAAGACGCGTCTTATTATTGGTGACAACAATGTGTTTCGTGAGTCTTGTACGGTGCATCGGGGCACGGTGCAAGATAATGGATTGACGCAAATTGGTTCGAATAACCTTTTGATGGTGAACACACACCTCGCGCATGATTGCATGGTGGGTGACAATAATATTTTCGCTAACAATGCCACTGTAGCGGGACACGTTCACATTGGTGACTTTGTGATACTTGGTGGTATGACAGCGGTTCATCAGTTCTGTCATATTGGTTCTCATGCATTTACTGGTGGTGGTTCAGTTATCTTAAGAGATGTTCCACCCTACGTCATGATTAATGGTTTAAAACATATCCCGCAAAGTATCAATGCAGAAGGTTTAAAACGCCGCGGATTTTCTAGTGACGCGATTTTGAATATCAAACGCGCTTACAAAGCCATTTATCGCCAAAACAAAACCGTTGCTGAAGCGCTTGAAGCCATTCGTGAGATGGCACGAACCACTCCAGAATTAGAGATTATGGTGGAGTTTTTGAGCCAACCTAATCGCGGCATTATCCGCTAG
- the fabZ gene encoding 3-hydroxyacyl-ACP dehydratase FabZ produces the protein MSNELNTIEIREIMDLLPHRYPFLLVDRVTDYTLGQSIKAYKNITFNEPCFTGHFPGQPIFPGVLILEALAQAAGILGFKSEADTSKLYLFAGIDNARFKRPVVPGDKLELSVELIKERRGIWKFMGSATVDGELVCSSDFMCAMREL, from the coding sequence TTGTCAAATGAGTTAAACACGATTGAAATTCGTGAAATTATGGATTTGTTACCACACAGATACCCATTTTTATTAGTTGATAGGGTAACTGACTATACCCTTGGCCAATCGATTAAAGCCTACAAAAACATCACTTTTAATGAGCCTTGTTTTACTGGGCACTTTCCTGGTCAGCCTATTTTTCCAGGGGTGTTAATTTTGGAAGCACTTGCACAAGCTGCCGGTATCCTAGGATTTAAAAGCGAGGCGGATACGAGTAAGCTATACTTGTTCGCAGGCATAGACAATGCGCGTTTCAAACGCCCTGTTGTGCCTGGAGATAAGTTAGAATTATCAGTCGAATTGATAAAAGAGCGTCGAGGGATATGGAAGTTCATGGGTTCTGCCACTGTCGATGGTGAATTAGTGTGCAGTTCAGACTTTATGTGTGCAATGAGAGAATTATAA
- a CDS encoding OmpH family outer membrane protein: MKLLTQSFIKVALVATALISTSALAQKIAVVDVQGVLQALPQTQAVVQSINEEFQPKLAELDKLRSDGQFEAEKLRRDGPTMSDAQKTESQEKIMAIQTELQQRANPLQQQIQARQQQEQTKLLGLVKQAIDAIAAAEGYDMVLQAGSAVYAKPEFDISQKVIDRVSKAN, from the coding sequence TTGAAACTATTAACTCAGTCATTTATCAAAGTTGCATTAGTTGCAACGGCTTTAATCAGCACCAGTGCATTAGCCCAAAAAATTGCTGTGGTTGACGTGCAAGGTGTTTTACAAGCGTTACCACAGACTCAAGCCGTTGTTCAAAGTATTAATGAAGAGTTTCAGCCTAAATTAGCTGAGTTAGATAAGTTGCGCAGCGACGGTCAATTCGAAGCAGAAAAGTTACGTCGTGACGGTCCTACTATGTCTGATGCACAAAAGACCGAATCACAAGAAAAGATCATGGCTATCCAAACTGAATTACAACAACGTGCTAACCCTTTACAGCAACAGATTCAAGCTCGTCAGCAACAAGAGCAAACTAAGCTTTTGGGTTTGGTCAAACAGGCAATTGACGCGATTGCAGCTGCCGAAGGTTATGATATGGTATTACAAGCTGGTTCTGCTGTGTATGCCAAGCCTGAATTTGATATTTCACAAAAAGTGATTGATCGCGTAAGTAAAGCAAACTAA